A single Aminobacterium mobile DSM 12262 DNA region contains:
- the dapD gene encoding 2,3,4,5-tetrahydropyridine-2,6-dicarboxylate N-acetyltransferase yields MRAEEIIKLIKESKKRTPTKAFISGHFEGCAWGALTFIGGDHFGLLIGDYKEVESALSANASRINAVHIEVEARNSALPLANLTKYEARIEPGAIIRDMVDIGKGAVVMMGAVINIGAIIGPGTMIDMNVVVGGRAMIGSNCHIGAGAVVAGVVEPPSATPVMIEDNVLVGANAVILEGVHIGKGAVVAAGAIVTRDVPSNAVVAGSPARVIKMVDEKTADKTQIVQDLRNL; encoded by the coding sequence ATGCGCGCCGAAGAAATCATCAAGTTGATTAAGGAATCTAAAAAAAGGACCCCCACAAAGGCCTTTATTTCTGGCCATTTTGAAGGTTGCGCATGGGGAGCCCTTACTTTTATTGGGGGCGACCATTTCGGTCTTCTCATTGGAGATTACAAAGAAGTGGAGTCCGCCCTGTCGGCGAATGCCAGCCGAATCAATGCTGTACATATAGAGGTTGAGGCCCGTAACTCTGCTCTTCCATTGGCCAATCTCACCAAATATGAGGCTCGAATTGAACCAGGTGCCATTATCCGCGATATGGTAGACATCGGTAAAGGTGCGGTTGTTATGATGGGAGCCGTTATCAATATCGGAGCTATTATTGGGCCTGGCACAATGATCGATATGAACGTTGTAGTTGGTGGACGGGCTATGATTGGTTCCAATTGCCATATTGGCGCAGGGGCTGTAGTTGCAGGAGTTGTTGAGCCGCCAAGCGCGACCCCGGTTATGATTGAAGACAATGTTTTGGTGGGAGCTAATGCCGTTATTCTCGAAGGGGTGCACATCGGGAAAGGGGCTGTTGTTGCTGCTGGTGCCATTGTAACAAGGGATGTTCCATCTAACGCTGTAGTTGCAGGTTCTCCTGCTCGTGTTATTAAAATGGTGGATGAAAAAACAGCTGACAAAACTCAGATCGTACAAGACCTGAGAAACCTCTGA
- a CDS encoding 4-hydroxy-tetrahydrodipicolinate reductase codes for MWHSVMRYGLIGASGRMGQEIQKVFADHTLCLSVDVDGEWCNDTPQVIVDFSSRTAFPRTIELCREHGAALVIGTTAITKEDVDHLRSLGQDVPVIQSFNFSVGVNVLKMILREFSSYLSDWDLEIVEVHHNRKKDAPSGTALLLKEATGRNCPTHSLRMGGVPGDHSVFFSNEGEVLELTHRALSRTVFALGALRAAQFAVTAEPGFYAFEEVIACAPKKSSS; via the coding sequence ATGTGGCATTCTGTGATGCGGTACGGATTGATTGGGGCCTCGGGCCGAATGGGGCAGGAGATTCAGAAAGTTTTTGCTGATCATACACTTTGCCTCTCAGTGGATGTTGATGGGGAGTGGTGCAACGATACGCCTCAAGTAATTGTGGATTTTTCCAGTCGTACGGCTTTTCCTCGAACCATAGAGTTGTGTCGAGAGCATGGGGCAGCTTTGGTCATTGGCACTACGGCCATTACAAAAGAGGACGTAGACCATCTTCGCTCTCTGGGACAGGATGTTCCTGTTATTCAAAGTTTTAACTTTTCGGTAGGAGTGAATGTTCTGAAAATGATCTTGAGAGAATTTTCTTCTTATCTCTCTGACTGGGATCTTGAAATTGTCGAGGTTCATCATAATCGCAAAAAAGATGCCCCTTCCGGAACGGCGCTCCTTTTGAAGGAAGCTACAGGGCGGAACTGTCCTACCCATTCCTTACGTATGGGAGGCGTTCCTGGAGATCACTCAGTTTTTTTCTCCAATGAAGGAGAAGTTCTGGAACTGACCCATCGGGCTCTTTCAAGGACAGTTTTTGCTCTTGGAGCCTTGCGGGCGGCTCAGTTTGCTGTGACAGCTGAACCAGGATTCTATGCTTTTGAGGAGGTTATTGCATGCGCGCCGAAGAAATCATCAAGTTGA
- the dapA gene encoding 4-hydroxy-tetrahydrodipicolinate synthase: MIFRGTGTAVITPFREGKVDYESFERFLAFQMDGGVDFFVVLGTTGEAPAVTMKEREEIIRFAVKMGSGRIPVVIGTGSNSTAVALELSKQAVSLGADGVLVVTPYYNKPPQEGLYQHFRAVASGIGDTPLIIYNVPGRTGINILPETVLRLAEIDNIAGIKEASGDEAQVDFLIRKVRKQRPDFLVLSGNDDQAFHLVNAGGDGVISVLSNVAPRETSDMIRYALANNVEKARELHLRLFPLMKGLFCETNPVPVKYGVSSLGLCANELRLPLVSASERAMAVVDSAMKECGIL; the protein is encoded by the coding sequence ATGATTTTTAGGGGAACAGGAACAGCAGTGATTACACCTTTCAGAGAAGGCAAGGTGGATTATGAGAGTTTTGAGAGGTTTCTTGCTTTTCAGATGGATGGTGGCGTGGACTTTTTTGTTGTGCTGGGAACGACTGGTGAAGCTCCAGCTGTAACGATGAAAGAGCGGGAAGAGATCATTCGCTTTGCCGTCAAAATGGGATCTGGACGGATACCTGTTGTGATTGGAACAGGTTCTAACTCTACGGCAGTGGCTTTGGAATTATCGAAGCAAGCAGTTTCTTTAGGTGCTGATGGGGTGTTAGTGGTGACGCCTTATTACAATAAACCTCCTCAGGAAGGGCTTTATCAGCACTTTAGGGCTGTTGCTTCGGGTATTGGAGATACGCCTCTGATTATTTACAATGTTCCAGGGAGAACGGGGATCAATATTCTTCCTGAAACAGTCCTTCGTCTTGCTGAGATAGACAATATTGCAGGAATTAAAGAAGCTTCAGGTGATGAAGCTCAGGTGGATTTTCTCATTCGAAAGGTTCGAAAACAGCGTCCTGATTTCCTTGTATTATCAGGAAATGACGACCAAGCCTTTCACCTTGTCAATGCCGGAGGCGATGGAGTTATTTCGGTGCTTTCCAATGTAGCGCCACGAGAGACATCTGACATGATTCGATATGCTCTCGCCAATAATGTAGAAAAAGCCCGTGAGCTTCACCTTCGTCTTTTCCCCTTAATGAAAGGGCTATTCTGCGAAACGAACCCAGTTCCTGTGAAATATGGAGTCAGTAGCTTGGGATTGTGCGCTAACGAACTTCGCTTGCCCTTAGTTTCAGCATCGGAACGAGCTATGGCTGTTGTGGATAGCGCTATGAAGGAATGTGGCATTCTGTGA
- a CDS encoding aspartate-semialdehyde dehydrogenase has protein sequence MRIAIAGATGEVGRMMVRVLEEQHIHPDECHFFASSKSAGSTLMFYGQEYKVEELTHEKLKAGYDYVLFSAGSGVSKIFAPTAAEAGSVVIDNSSAFRMNVDVPLVVPEINGDILKGYRGIVANPNCSTIQMVLGLYEIHRRFGIKSIVVSTYQSVSGAGKKGMDELRDQIEGHIEPKKFIRQIHLNVIPQIGALLENGFSEEEMKMVHEPRKIFRDESILVWPTTVRVPVFYGHSESVLVETRRSASLKQVRDALLESENVVLTDDIISPIEAAGTDFVYISRLRAFDEFRFLMWNVADNIRVGAATNAVRILQKHRALNARTL, from the coding sequence ATGAGGATTGCGATAGCAGGAGCTACAGGCGAAGTAGGGCGCATGATGGTTCGTGTGCTTGAAGAACAACATATCCACCCTGACGAATGTCATTTCTTTGCATCGTCAAAGTCGGCAGGTTCCACCCTTATGTTTTATGGCCAGGAATACAAAGTGGAGGAGCTGACCCATGAAAAACTCAAGGCTGGCTATGACTACGTACTTTTCTCTGCAGGTTCAGGTGTGTCTAAAATTTTCGCTCCGACGGCGGCTGAAGCAGGTTCTGTCGTTATTGATAATTCTTCTGCTTTTCGCATGAATGTAGACGTTCCCCTGGTTGTACCTGAGATTAATGGAGATATATTAAAAGGATATCGGGGTATTGTAGCTAACCCTAATTGTTCAACTATTCAAATGGTTCTTGGGCTCTATGAAATTCATCGCCGTTTTGGAATAAAATCAATAGTTGTCAGCACCTATCAATCTGTTTCTGGAGCTGGTAAAAAAGGCATGGATGAGCTTCGAGATCAAATTGAAGGTCATATTGAACCTAAAAAGTTTATTCGACAAATTCACCTTAACGTCATTCCTCAAATTGGCGCCCTTTTAGAGAATGGTTTTTCCGAAGAAGAGATGAAAATGGTTCACGAACCTCGAAAAATTTTTCGAGACGAGAGTATTCTTGTATGGCCGACCACAGTTCGTGTTCCTGTCTTTTATGGTCATTCTGAATCTGTTCTTGTCGAGACTCGTCGATCTGCTTCCTTGAAACAAGTGAGGGATGCATTGTTGGAGAGTGAGAATGTGGTGCTTACTGACGATATTATTTCTCCCATTGAAGCTGCAGGAACAGACTTCGTTTATATTTCTCGTCTTCGTGCTTTCGATGAATTTAGATTTTTAATGTGGAATGTTGCTGATAATATTCGAGTGGGAGCGGCGACAAATGCCGTTCGCATTCTACAGAAACATCGGGCACTTAATGCCCGTACTCTATAG
- the panC gene encoding pantoate--beta-alanine ligase, whose product MDSSITSITALRGMLRQYRKEGKSIGLVPTMGFLHDGHISLIRKAAQENDIVVVSIFVNPTQFGPQEDYASYPRDILHDEAVAKDAGATIIFHPSVTEMYPDGFQTRVNVEKLTKGLCGRSRPGHFCGVTTVVTKLFNIVRPGRAYFGQKDAQQAIVVRRMVEDLNQDIQIRVCPIVREKDGLAMSSRNVYLTAEERDQALVLYRSLQRAVQLIEKGERSHATIYETIEKMIHEKEKANIDYIEIVDCGDLEAVDPLQGKVLIALAVRFGSTRLIDNVVVDI is encoded by the coding sequence ATGGATAGTAGTATCACGAGTATTACAGCGCTGAGAGGTATGTTACGTCAATATCGTAAAGAAGGTAAAAGTATAGGTTTAGTCCCTACTATGGGGTTCCTCCATGATGGGCATATTTCTTTAATTCGAAAAGCGGCACAAGAGAATGATATAGTTGTAGTCAGTATTTTTGTAAATCCCACCCAGTTTGGTCCTCAAGAAGATTATGCATCGTATCCTCGGGATATTTTGCATGATGAAGCTGTGGCTAAGGATGCCGGTGCCACCATTATTTTTCACCCTTCTGTTACTGAAATGTATCCAGATGGCTTCCAGACGCGTGTTAATGTAGAGAAACTGACGAAGGGATTATGTGGACGCTCTAGGCCAGGACATTTCTGTGGAGTGACAACAGTAGTGACAAAACTTTTTAATATAGTCAGGCCCGGCCGAGCATATTTTGGGCAGAAAGATGCCCAACAGGCTATCGTGGTTCGGCGTATGGTTGAAGATTTGAATCAGGATATTCAAATTCGTGTATGTCCTATTGTACGGGAAAAAGACGGTCTTGCCATGAGCTCTCGTAACGTGTATTTAACTGCTGAAGAACGAGACCAAGCGCTAGTTCTTTATCGTTCGTTACAGAGAGCCGTGCAGTTGATTGAGAAGGGCGAGAGAAGTCACGCAACGATTTATGAGACTATAGAAAAAATGATTCATGAGAAGGAAAAAGCGAATATTGACTATATCGAGATTGTAGATTGTGGGGATTTAGAAGCGGTAGATCCTCTTCAAGGGAAGGTCCTTATTGCTTTGGCAGTGAGGTTTGGTTCAACTCGGCTTATAGATAATGTTGTGGTGGATATATAG
- a CDS encoding YitT family protein — MGTESSKNWKEQRNVLKNWIRQEWGTLAYTTIGTIIMSFAIIALTAPYKFASTGLTGIALITHYAWGISPAWVLALGNPLLLMWGWRVLSPRFVLWTLYVTVLNTLSIMFFELFHYPVLHNTFLAAILGGVLGGLGMGLVFRGGGSTGGTDVIVMAARKKYGVDVGMYSFYINIAVLIASWFVVDIEQLLMGGVLLYVESLTIDSVLKSFDRRKQLLIITQRPEEIKRFIIENLDRSATLIDARGAYSGQPKNMIMVILTRRQAMELKRFVVSIDPQTFIVLSDVSEVVGYGFKHWKNI, encoded by the coding sequence ATGGGCACAGAAAGTTCTAAAAATTGGAAAGAACAGAGAAATGTTTTAAAGAACTGGATTCGGCAGGAATGGGGGACTCTAGCGTATACTACGATTGGGACGATTATTATGAGTTTTGCCATTATAGCCCTGACCGCCCCTTATAAATTTGCAAGTACCGGATTGACAGGCATTGCGTTAATCACTCATTATGCCTGGGGTATATCGCCTGCATGGGTTCTTGCCCTTGGGAACCCCCTCTTGCTTATGTGGGGCTGGAGAGTGCTGTCCCCTCGTTTTGTACTTTGGACATTATATGTTACGGTTCTTAATACCCTTTCTATTATGTTTTTTGAGCTTTTTCACTACCCAGTCCTTCACAACACTTTCCTTGCAGCTATTTTAGGAGGCGTTTTAGGCGGGCTTGGGATGGGGTTGGTTTTTCGTGGGGGAGGCTCAACGGGAGGTACTGATGTAATAGTAATGGCAGCGAGAAAAAAGTACGGTGTTGATGTAGGTATGTATTCTTTTTATATTAATATTGCCGTACTCATTGCCTCTTGGTTTGTTGTGGATATAGAACAGCTTCTCATGGGCGGTGTGTTGCTTTATGTTGAAAGCCTCACTATCGATAGTGTATTAAAATCTTTTGACCGACGAAAACAACTTCTCATTATTACGCAGCGACCAGAAGAGATAAAACGATTTATCATAGAGAACCTTGACCGAAGTGCTACTCTTATCGATGCGCGAGGAGCCTATTCGGGTCAACCCAAGAATATGATTATGGTTATCTTAACGCGGCGGCAGGCCATGGAATTAAAAAGATTTGTGGTTTCTATTGACCCACAGACTTTTATTGTGCTTTCAGATGTCTCTGAAGTGGTAGGGTATGGCTTTAAGCATTGGAAGAACATATGA
- a CDS encoding DciA family protein, protein MGVRRHNQANSIASLLEGTFSRVAKERILLAHLAKRWGDVVGEGIAKRSQPYSLEETMLCIRADSPAAAQRISMMGACIARKVREEWDLPVSGVRVVVGHISSKSTQKSIERQRRIITPAPNDIAKNLDRVRERVGDPDVALSLARLMALWTRRFGKK, encoded by the coding sequence GTGGGAGTACGACGGCATAATCAGGCTAATTCTATAGCATCTCTTTTGGAGGGTACTTTTTCTCGAGTAGCGAAAGAACGAATTTTGCTCGCGCATCTAGCCAAACGTTGGGGAGATGTGGTGGGAGAAGGTATAGCAAAGCGAAGCCAACCTTACTCCCTTGAAGAGACTATGCTTTGTATTCGTGCCGATAGTCCTGCTGCAGCTCAACGTATTTCTATGATGGGAGCTTGCATTGCTCGAAAGGTGAGAGAAGAATGGGATCTCCCTGTTTCAGGAGTTCGAGTTGTAGTTGGGCATATTTCCTCTAAATCGACTCAGAAGAGTATTGAAAGACAGAGGCGTATTATTACTCCGGCACCCAATGATATAGCGAAAAATCTAGACCGCGTAAGGGAACGGGTTGGGGATCCCGATGTGGCGCTTTCTCTTGCTCGTCTTATGGCTTTATGGACACGAAGGTTTGGCAAAAAATAA
- the mnmG gene encoding tRNA uridine-5-carboxymethylaminomethyl(34) synthesis enzyme MnmG, translating to MSQTSFDVIVVGGGHAGCEAALAAARMGARTLMLNLYLDNTALMPCNPSIGGPAKGHLVREGNALGGEQARAADASTMLIRWLNTSKGPAVQALRAQCDLHDYRDHFIWALEVTKNLEVHQDIVTDLWVDEGRIRGVKTRYGFTYEAGAVILTTGTYLKGRVHIGLLNYESGPMGQMAATDLSCSMREHALEMYRMRTDTTPRIHLDTIDTASLLEQNSAEEPLCFDLWGEKKIYSGYSCYLTRTHRRLHDIIRENLERSPLWTGRLQGLGPRYCPSIEDKVIRFPEKDSHLVFLEPVSRRNKEVYLQNFSTSLPYDVQVEIVHALPGCEKAQITRAGYAIEYDYVEPTQLMPWLETKKIRGLFCAGQINGTSGYEEAGAQGLMAGINAVLSLRKEEPLVLERSDAYIGVLIDDLVTKGTEEPYRMLTSRCEYRLLLRFDNADRRLAPIGRRLGLIDDEKWTRLLKKWKNVDEEKERLSSFRVLPSEEVNQWLRRIGSSPVQEALRAWDLLCRPEVTYKEIETFLPALSSPLTEDERRSVEIEIKYAGYIERQERQVRQLQKSEKVYIPEKFCYEDVPGLLTESLQKLKKVQPRTLGQASRISGVTPADIQLLSIYLETRRRRKGSGSTTA from the coding sequence ATGTCACAAACTTCCTTTGACGTTATAGTAGTGGGAGGTGGACATGCAGGATGCGAGGCAGCTCTTGCTGCGGCTCGTATGGGTGCTCGCACTCTCATGTTAAATCTCTATCTTGATAATACGGCTTTAATGCCGTGTAATCCTTCTATTGGAGGACCAGCTAAGGGGCATCTCGTAAGGGAAGGGAATGCCTTAGGAGGCGAGCAGGCGCGAGCTGCAGATGCTTCAACGATGCTGATCCGATGGCTGAATACATCAAAGGGACCTGCTGTTCAGGCTCTTCGAGCTCAGTGTGACCTCCACGATTATCGAGATCATTTCATATGGGCTCTTGAGGTGACGAAAAATCTTGAGGTTCACCAAGATATTGTTACAGATTTATGGGTAGATGAAGGACGTATTCGCGGTGTAAAAACTCGTTATGGTTTTACATACGAAGCAGGGGCTGTCATCTTAACAACAGGGACATACCTTAAGGGGCGAGTACATATAGGGCTTTTAAATTACGAATCTGGACCTATGGGACAGATGGCGGCTACTGATCTTAGTTGTTCTATGAGAGAACATGCCCTTGAAATGTACCGCATGAGAACTGATACGACTCCCCGTATTCATCTCGATACAATTGACACCGCATCTCTTTTGGAACAGAACAGTGCAGAGGAACCTCTTTGTTTTGATTTGTGGGGAGAGAAGAAAATCTATAGCGGCTATTCCTGTTACCTTACCCGTACCCATAGACGCCTCCACGATATCATTCGTGAAAATCTTGAGCGATCCCCTTTGTGGACAGGTCGTTTGCAGGGGCTTGGTCCGCGATATTGTCCCTCAATAGAAGATAAGGTTATTCGTTTTCCTGAAAAAGATAGCCATCTCGTGTTTTTAGAACCAGTTTCTCGGCGGAATAAAGAAGTGTATCTTCAGAATTTTTCAACAAGTTTGCCTTATGATGTTCAGGTAGAGATTGTTCATGCCTTACCGGGGTGCGAAAAGGCACAAATTACCCGTGCTGGTTATGCCATTGAATATGATTATGTAGAACCTACCCAATTGATGCCGTGGCTTGAAACGAAAAAAATCAGAGGACTTTTCTGTGCTGGACAAATTAACGGAACTTCAGGTTACGAAGAGGCAGGGGCTCAAGGACTTATGGCAGGCATCAATGCGGTTCTTTCTCTCAGGAAGGAAGAGCCGTTGGTTTTAGAGAGGTCAGATGCTTATATAGGGGTTTTAATTGACGACCTTGTGACTAAGGGTACTGAAGAACCCTATAGAATGTTAACGAGCCGATGTGAATATCGCCTTCTTCTCCGCTTTGATAATGCTGATCGTCGCCTTGCCCCAATTGGACGACGTTTAGGACTTATTGATGACGAAAAATGGACAAGACTCCTTAAAAAGTGGAAAAATGTGGATGAAGAGAAAGAAAGGCTTTCTTCCTTTCGTGTCCTCCCTTCTGAAGAAGTAAACCAATGGTTACGACGAATAGGTTCTTCTCCTGTTCAAGAAGCTCTTCGGGCATGGGATTTGTTATGTCGGCCGGAAGTTACGTATAAAGAAATTGAGACATTCCTTCCTGCTTTGAGTTCTCCTCTCACTGAAGATGAGAGGAGAAGCGTGGAGATTGAAATTAAGTATGCGGGATACATTGAGAGGCAGGAACGGCAAGTTCGGCAGCTTCAAAAGTCTGAGAAGGTTTATATACCAGAAAAATTCTGTTATGAAGATGTTCCTGGTCTATTAACAGAAAGTCTTCAGAAATTAAAAAAAGTGCAACCTCGTACTCTTGGGCAGGCGAGTAGAATTTCCGGAGTGACGCCGGCAGATATTCAACTTCTTTCGATATATTTGGAAACGCGAAGGAGGCGAAAAGGAAGTGGGAGTACGACGGCATAA
- the recF gene encoding DNA replication/repair protein RecF (All proteins in this family for which functions are known are DNA-binding proteins that assist the filamentation of RecA onto DNA for the initiation of recombination or recombinational repair.), whose protein sequence is MVYCHLTSWRSFRNLVPRRLEWATGLNLLVGDNGSGKTNALEAIHILTGWGPFRPLRKSVLVNWNGEDKQAFLRGFFSGEEDFDVVATVGEKNIIQCDGKRTTYSTIRSNLPTLAFLPGDMAIVDGAPSVRRQFLDRLCTLLFPLYVRKLNDCRKVLRHRTILLRERRDPSLTSKVLAPLVAWLWSTRAAAIDLLNIGLSEFKVLLPAKVELLFLRGGTVGLEDPMADYWESLRKWRDKERTTAIPQVGPQRDDIAVLSEERLASVVMSRGQRRRTAVALMLAAGWAVERKMRRKPILILDEIAAELDEEGRKTLVDALVASSWQIFAATAESSMNQWPGSIWKVHRGEIWKVSK, encoded by the coding sequence ATGGTTTACTGTCATTTAACATCCTGGCGAAGTTTCAGGAATTTAGTGCCTCGTCGCCTTGAATGGGCTACGGGGCTTAATCTTCTTGTAGGAGACAATGGTTCGGGAAAAACAAATGCTCTAGAGGCTATTCATATACTTACTGGCTGGGGCCCGTTTCGGCCTTTACGGAAATCAGTGTTAGTGAATTGGAATGGAGAAGATAAACAAGCTTTTCTTCGAGGCTTTTTTTCTGGAGAAGAAGATTTTGACGTCGTAGCTACAGTGGGAGAAAAGAACATTATCCAATGTGATGGAAAACGTACGACTTATAGCACCATACGGTCCAATCTTCCTACATTGGCTTTTTTGCCTGGAGATATGGCTATTGTTGATGGAGCACCTTCCGTTAGGCGACAGTTTTTAGACCGTTTGTGTACATTACTTTTCCCTCTCTATGTGCGGAAACTTAATGATTGTCGTAAAGTGCTTCGGCATCGTACAATTCTTCTTCGAGAAAGGCGAGATCCTTCTCTGACCTCAAAAGTACTTGCGCCCCTTGTAGCTTGGCTCTGGTCTACACGTGCAGCTGCGATCGATTTATTAAATATAGGGCTTTCAGAATTTAAAGTGCTCCTTCCTGCAAAAGTAGAGCTTCTTTTTTTGAGAGGCGGTACAGTAGGTCTTGAGGATCCTATGGCCGATTACTGGGAATCGCTGCGAAAATGGCGAGATAAAGAACGTACGACGGCTATTCCACAAGTGGGGCCTCAAAGGGATGATATTGCTGTATTGTCAGAAGAAAGATTAGCTTCTGTTGTTATGAGTCGAGGTCAACGTCGCCGAACTGCAGTGGCTCTAATGTTAGCAGCTGGATGGGCTGTAGAGCGAAAAATGCGTCGTAAGCCCATACTTATACTTGATGAAATAGCTGCTGAACTTGATGAAGAAGGACGAAAAACACTTGTAGATGCTCTCGTGGCATCGTCATGGCAAATTTTCGCTGCTACAGCTGAAAGCTCTATGAATCAATGGCCTGGGTCAATATGGAAAGTGCATCGAGGCGAAATATGGAAAGTTTCAAAATAG
- the dnaN gene encoding DNA polymerase III subunit beta yields MRLQVSKPDFMKSWQTTERVTSTKSTISSLAGILCRAHTTSLTLEATDLKTSIKCNAAGVQIEEEGEAILPVKVVGELFKKAPTDTFTVSVEDGKGIIFAGRNTYRFSTFAVEEFPHLPTSDNGRPFCTVTAGMLSQILSEGTVASTLGEEFPKYLGAALIQLKAEDLHVVSTDGRRLSLSKSSIVGENISSGKEGTDSNGKEILLPLAGLKELLRQLSSLEEDHPIHILYDDSLAYFQMGDMEFSVRKIESSFPNYEKILNPQSTTTLKIDRNNFINALERVDVVVRDYSRMVILKLSPNGDLRMIGRAPEIGEAEEILDAQIDGEPLLIAFNVGYLLDGLKAMYGEQVYMTFNGPEGQMSMLRPGVNDFLYMLMPIKLNESDIASETNPL; encoded by the coding sequence ATGAGACTCCAGGTGAGCAAGCCAGATTTTATGAAAAGCTGGCAAACAACTGAACGAGTTACAAGCACAAAAAGCACTATTAGTTCTCTCGCCGGAATTCTATGTCGAGCTCACACTACCTCTCTGACTCTTGAGGCAACAGATCTTAAAACATCTATAAAATGTAATGCCGCTGGAGTCCAAATAGAAGAAGAAGGAGAGGCTATTCTTCCTGTTAAAGTCGTAGGGGAACTTTTTAAAAAAGCACCTACTGATACATTTACAGTCTCTGTAGAAGACGGGAAGGGAATTATCTTTGCAGGTCGAAATACATACCGTTTTTCAACTTTCGCAGTAGAGGAATTTCCTCACCTGCCAACGTCAGATAACGGACGTCCCTTCTGCACAGTAACAGCTGGAATGCTTTCCCAAATTCTAAGCGAAGGGACAGTCGCAAGTACTTTAGGAGAGGAGTTTCCGAAGTATTTAGGCGCTGCGCTTATTCAACTCAAAGCTGAAGACCTACATGTTGTTTCTACCGACGGCCGACGCCTCTCTCTTTCCAAATCCTCTATTGTTGGAGAAAATATTTCTTCAGGTAAAGAAGGAACTGATAGCAATGGGAAGGAAATACTTCTTCCACTTGCTGGATTGAAAGAATTACTCCGACAACTATCCTCTCTGGAAGAAGATCATCCGATACATATTCTTTACGATGATTCTTTAGCTTATTTTCAAATGGGAGACATGGAGTTTTCTGTTCGTAAAATTGAATCATCTTTTCCAAATTACGAAAAGATACTCAACCCGCAAAGCACTACAACACTAAAAATAGATCGTAATAACTTCATTAATGCCCTCGAACGTGTAGATGTGGTAGTTCGAGATTATAGTCGCATGGTTATTCTTAAGCTTTCTCCTAATGGAGACCTTCGGATGATTGGCCGCGCTCCTGAAATTGGCGAAGCAGAAGAAATATTGGATGCCCAAATAGACGGCGAGCCACTATTGATTGCTTTTAATGTTGGATATCTTTTAGATGGTTTGAAGGCTATGTATGGAGAACAGGTTTATATGACTTTTAATGGACCAGAAGGGCAAATGAGCATGCTTCGACCAGGTGTAAATGATTTCTTGTATATGCTCATGCCTATAAAGTTAAATGAGAGTGACATAGCCAGTGAGACGAATCCATTGTAG